From a single Brassica napus cultivar Da-Ae chromosome C9, Da-Ae, whole genome shotgun sequence genomic region:
- the LOC106418682 gene encoding AP2-like ethylene-responsive transcription factor TOE2 isoform X1 codes for MLDLNLDVDSKEVSGAVLNQMDESVTSNSSLVNAEASSCIDGEEELCSTPAVKFQFEILKGGGREDEEGRSEVMTKEFFPIEKGASFGDSSGQSSRSSVDISFQRGNQGRDAARVMQPPAQPVKKSRRGPRSKSSQYRGVTFYRRTGRWESHIWDCGKQVYLGGFDTAHAAARAYDRAAVKFRGLEADINFVISDYEEDLKQMANLAKEEVVQVLRRQSSGFSRNNSRYQGANLPKIGGWGGAQMEQLNGNMAYDKAIATKWNGREAASLIEPHAPRIIPAAANAKLDLNLGISLSLGDSPKQNLNNVVCGRNSKMENHMAASTCDTPFNFLKRGSDHLINRHVHPSAFFSPMERTPKEGFMPRSPQSFPARTWQPQDQPSGGTATTATATPLLSNAASSGFSHSATHPPSSSTATLHPSLPFLNLNMPGLYVIHPSEYASHHHHDINRSQPPP; via the exons ATGCTGGATCTCAATCTCGACGTCGACTCAAAGGAGGTTTCCGGTGCTGTTTTGAATCAGATGGATGAATCAGTGACGTCGAACTCTTCGCTAGTCAATGCCGAGGCGTCCAGCTGCATCGATGGTGAAGAGGAGCTGTGTTCCACACCCGCCGTGAAGTTTCAGTTTGAGATACTGAAAGGAGGAGGtcgagaagatgaagaaggaagAAGTGAGGTGATGACTAAGGAGTTTTTCCCTATTGAGAAAGGTGCGAGCTTTGGGGATTCGAGCGGACAGAGTTCCAGGAGCTCCGTTGATATTTCTTTTCAGAGAGGGAATCAAGGCCGAGACGCTGCGAGGGTGATGCAGCCACCAGCACAGCCGGTGAAGAAGAGCAGGAGAGGGCCTAGGTCAAAGAGTTCTCAGTATAGAGGCGTCACTTTCTATAGGAGGACAGGCAGATGGGAGTCACATATCTG GGATTGCGGTAAACAAGTTTATTTAG GTGGATTTGACACTGCCCATGCTGCAGCTAG GGCGTATGATCGAGCTGCTGTCAAGTTCAGGGGTTTGGAGGCTGACATCAATTTCGTTATCAGCGACTATGAAGAGGATCTCAAGCAG ATGGCGAATCTTGCCAAAGAGGAAGTTGTGCAAGTACTTCGGCGTCAGAGCTCTGGTTTCTCGAGGAATAATTCAAGATATCAAGGAGCTAATTTGCCGAAGATTGGCGGATGGGGAGGAGCTCAAATGGAGCAGTTAAATGGAAACAT GGCTTATGACAAGGCGATAGCCACAAAATGGAATGGAAGGGAGGCTGCTTCTTTAATCGAGCCTCATGCACCCAGGATTATTCCAGCGGCAG CTAATGCTAAGCTCGACCTCAACTTGGGAATCTCTCTTTCACTGGGAGATAGCCCAAAGCAAAACCTTAACAATGTCGTATGTGGAAGGAACTCCAAG ATGGAGAACCACATGGCTGCATCGACATGTGATACACCTTTCAATTTCTTGAAAAGGGGTTCAGACCACCTTATTAACCGGCATGTCCATCCTTCTGCGTTCTTTTCACCCATG GAAAGAACACCAAAGGAAGGTTTTATGCCAAGGTCTCCCCAAAGCTTCCCTGCCAGGACATGGCAACCGCAAGATCAGCCCAGTGGTGGAACGGCCACAACAGCTACAGCAACGCCACTGCTATCAAATGCAGCATCATCAGGATTCTCACACTCAGCTACACACCCGCCTTCTTCATCCACTGCTACTCTTCATCCTTCTCTGCCCTTCCTCAATCTGAATATGCCCGGTCTCTATGTCATCCACCCATCTGAGTACGCATCTCATCACCACCATGACATTAACCGCTCACAACCACCACCATAG
- the LOC106418682 gene encoding AP2-like ethylene-responsive transcription factor TOE2 isoform X2, which produces MDESVTSNSSLVNAEASSCIDGEEELCSTPAVKFQFEILKGGGREDEEGRSEVMTKEFFPIEKGASFGDSSGQSSRSSVDISFQRGNQGRDAARVMQPPAQPVKKSRRGPRSKSSQYRGVTFYRRTGRWESHIWDCGKQVYLGGFDTAHAAARAYDRAAVKFRGLEADINFVISDYEEDLKQMANLAKEEVVQVLRRQSSGFSRNNSRYQGANLPKIGGWGGAQMEQLNGNMAYDKAIATKWNGREAASLIEPHAPRIIPAAANAKLDLNLGISLSLGDSPKQNLNNVVCGRNSKMENHMAASTCDTPFNFLKRGSDHLINRHVHPSAFFSPMERTPKEGFMPRSPQSFPARTWQPQDQPSGGTATTATATPLLSNAASSGFSHSATHPPSSSTATLHPSLPFLNLNMPGLYVIHPSEYASHHHHDINRSQPPP; this is translated from the exons ATGGATGAATCAGTGACGTCGAACTCTTCGCTAGTCAATGCCGAGGCGTCCAGCTGCATCGATGGTGAAGAGGAGCTGTGTTCCACACCCGCCGTGAAGTTTCAGTTTGAGATACTGAAAGGAGGAGGtcgagaagatgaagaaggaagAAGTGAGGTGATGACTAAGGAGTTTTTCCCTATTGAGAAAGGTGCGAGCTTTGGGGATTCGAGCGGACAGAGTTCCAGGAGCTCCGTTGATATTTCTTTTCAGAGAGGGAATCAAGGCCGAGACGCTGCGAGGGTGATGCAGCCACCAGCACAGCCGGTGAAGAAGAGCAGGAGAGGGCCTAGGTCAAAGAGTTCTCAGTATAGAGGCGTCACTTTCTATAGGAGGACAGGCAGATGGGAGTCACATATCTG GGATTGCGGTAAACAAGTTTATTTAG GTGGATTTGACACTGCCCATGCTGCAGCTAG GGCGTATGATCGAGCTGCTGTCAAGTTCAGGGGTTTGGAGGCTGACATCAATTTCGTTATCAGCGACTATGAAGAGGATCTCAAGCAG ATGGCGAATCTTGCCAAAGAGGAAGTTGTGCAAGTACTTCGGCGTCAGAGCTCTGGTTTCTCGAGGAATAATTCAAGATATCAAGGAGCTAATTTGCCGAAGATTGGCGGATGGGGAGGAGCTCAAATGGAGCAGTTAAATGGAAACAT GGCTTATGACAAGGCGATAGCCACAAAATGGAATGGAAGGGAGGCTGCTTCTTTAATCGAGCCTCATGCACCCAGGATTATTCCAGCGGCAG CTAATGCTAAGCTCGACCTCAACTTGGGAATCTCTCTTTCACTGGGAGATAGCCCAAAGCAAAACCTTAACAATGTCGTATGTGGAAGGAACTCCAAG ATGGAGAACCACATGGCTGCATCGACATGTGATACACCTTTCAATTTCTTGAAAAGGGGTTCAGACCACCTTATTAACCGGCATGTCCATCCTTCTGCGTTCTTTTCACCCATG GAAAGAACACCAAAGGAAGGTTTTATGCCAAGGTCTCCCCAAAGCTTCCCTGCCAGGACATGGCAACCGCAAGATCAGCCCAGTGGTGGAACGGCCACAACAGCTACAGCAACGCCACTGCTATCAAATGCAGCATCATCAGGATTCTCACACTCAGCTACACACCCGCCTTCTTCATCCACTGCTACTCTTCATCCTTCTCTGCCCTTCCTCAATCTGAATATGCCCGGTCTCTATGTCATCCACCCATCTGAGTACGCATCTCATCACCACCATGACATTAACCGCTCACAACCACCACCATAG
- the LOC106417607 gene encoding B3 domain-containing protein At5g60130 isoform X3 — MNKGDSSDDCLPKFFKVYLPDDSGDDLDIPISFNSFLPKPLPEYIIVRSIYGNIWKLKLRKHCGDDVDKVSMLNGWKRIVKDEDLKGGEFLAFEFDCYRLFNFCIYGQATCKRLGSSVKTKEITDESEGEDGKSGVDVIVIDDDSTDDDDDDDSVSSGQEDESDDDDDDDVIVIDDDDDDDDDDDEVDDEDVDVDVEADDVDDGMEADGDDDHRQLLDDPDSPSFTVILNPKKKSQLLIPSHIMKDYNLHFTERITIVDPLVPKFGTLERKIKLQDNGCLFVKGFGSVFRRNNVKTTDTIICEVKKNGNDVAHILKVHIVRGL; from the exons ATGAACAAAG gAGATTCTTCTGATGATTGTCTTCCAAAGTTCTTCAAAGTGTATCTACCTGATGATTCCGGAGATGATCTG GACATACCCATTTCTTTCAACAGCTTCTTACCAAAGCCACTACCTGAGTACATAATTGTTAGAAGCATTTATGGAAACATTTGGAAACTGAAGTTGAGGAAACATTGTGGTGATGATGTTGATAAAGTTTCTATGCTTAATGGATGGAAGAGAATAGTAAAGGACGAAGATTTGAAAGGTGGAGAGTTCTTGGCCTTCGAGTTTGATTGCTATCGTCTTTTCAACTTTTGTATTTACGGCCAAGCTACTTGTAAAAGGCTTGGAAGTTCAGTGAAAACCAAAGAGATCACAGATGAATCTGAGGGTGAAGATGGTAAATCTGGTGTTGATGTCATAGTCATTGATGATGATAGTacggatgatgatgatgatgatgattctgtTAGTAGTGGACAAG aagatgaatctgatgatgacgatgatgatgatgtcattGTTATCGAcgacgacgatgatgatgatgacgatgatgatgaagtTGATGATGAGGATGTTGATGTTGATGTTGAGGCTGATGATGTCGATGATGGTATGGAGgctgatggtgatgatgatcatAGGCAGCTTCTGGATGATCCGGATAGCCCGTCCTTTACTGTGATCCTGAACCCGAAGAAAAAGAGCCAACTG CTCATCCCATCTCACATTATGAAAGACTACAACTTACACTTTACTGAGAGAATAACTATCGTCGACCCGCTCGTGCCCAAGTTCGGGACGTTGGAGAGGAAAATCAAGCTTCAGGATAACGGATGTCTGTTCGTCAAGGGCTTTGGAAGTGTCTTCAGAAGGAACAACGTGAAGACTACTGATACGATTATATGCGAGGTGAAGAAGAATGGCAATGATGTAGCTCACATTCTCAAGGTCCACATTGTTAGAGGATTATGA
- the LOC106417607 gene encoding B3 domain-containing protein At5g60130 isoform X2 yields the protein MKKGDSSDGRLPKFFKVYLPNDSGDDLEIPVSFNSCLPSSVPKSVTVTNINGHVWKLKLKKLSGDPEKFSMVDGWKRIVKDEDLKGGEFLAFEFDGSRLFNFCVYGQATCKKLGKSAEVEEDESDDDDDDDVIVIDDDDDDDDDDDEVDDEDVDVDVEADDVDDGMEADGDDDHRQLLDDPDSPSFTVILNPKKKSQLLIPSHIMKDYNLHFTERITIVDPLVPKFGTLERKIKLQDNGCLFVKGFGSVFRRNNVKTTDTIICEVKKNGNDVAHILKVHIVRGL from the exons ATGAAGAAAG GTGATTCTTCTGATGGTCGTCTTCCAAAGTTCTTCAAAGTGTACTTACCTAACGACTCAGGAGACGatctg GAGATACCTGTCTCGTTCAACAGCTGTTTACCGAGCTCTGTTCCTAAGAGCGTAACCGTTACAAACATCAACGGACACGTTTGGAAACTGAAGTTGAAGAAACTTAGTGGCGATCCTGAGAAGTTCTCTATGGTTGATGGGTGGAAGAGGATCGTTAAAGACGAAGATCTGAAAGGAGGAGAGTTCTTGGCTTTCGAGTTCGATGGCTCTCGTCTCTTCAACTTCTGTGTTTACGGCCAAGCCACGTGTAAAAAGCTTGGTAAGTCCGCAGAggttgaagaagatgaatctgatgatgacgatgatgatgatgtcattGTTATCGAcgacgacgatgatgatgatgacgatgatgatgaagtTGATGATGAGGATGTTGATGTTGATGTTGAGGCTGATGATGTCGATGATGGTATGGAGgctgatggtgatgatgatcatAGGCAGCTTCTGGATGATCCGGATAGCCCGTCCTTTACTGTGATCCTGAACCCGAAGAAAAAGAGCCAACTG CTCATCCCATCTCACATTATGAAAGACTACAACTTACACTTTACTGAGAGAATAACTATCGTCGACCCGCTCGTGCCCAAGTTCGGGACGTTGGAGAGGAAAATCAAGCTTCAGGATAACGGATGTCTGTTCGTCAAGGGCTTTGGAAGTGTCTTCAGAAGGAACAACGTGAAGACTACTGATACGATTATATGCGAGGTGAAGAAGAATGGCAATGATGTAGCTCACATTCTCAAGGTCCACATTGTTAGAGGATTATGA
- the LOC106417607 gene encoding B3 domain-containing protein At5g60130 isoform X1 — protein MKKVSGDSSDGRLPKFFKVYLPNDSGDDLEIPVSFNSCLPSSVPKSVTVTNINGHVWKLKLKKLSGDPEKFSMVDGWKRIVKDEDLKGGEFLAFEFDGSRLFNFCVYGQATCKKLGKSAEVEEDESDDDDDDDVIVIDDDDDDDDDDDEVDDEDVDVDVEADDVDDGMEADGDDDHRQLLDDPDSPSFTVILNPKKKSQLLIPSHIMKDYNLHFTERITIVDPLVPKFGTLERKIKLQDNGCLFVKGFGSVFRRNNVKTTDTIICEVKKNGNDVAHILKVHIVRGL, from the exons ATGAAGAAAG TATCAGGTGATTCTTCTGATGGTCGTCTTCCAAAGTTCTTCAAAGTGTACTTACCTAACGACTCAGGAGACGatctg GAGATACCTGTCTCGTTCAACAGCTGTTTACCGAGCTCTGTTCCTAAGAGCGTAACCGTTACAAACATCAACGGACACGTTTGGAAACTGAAGTTGAAGAAACTTAGTGGCGATCCTGAGAAGTTCTCTATGGTTGATGGGTGGAAGAGGATCGTTAAAGACGAAGATCTGAAAGGAGGAGAGTTCTTGGCTTTCGAGTTCGATGGCTCTCGTCTCTTCAACTTCTGTGTTTACGGCCAAGCCACGTGTAAAAAGCTTGGTAAGTCCGCAGAggttgaagaagatgaatctgatgatgacgatgatgatgatgtcattGTTATCGAcgacgacgatgatgatgatgacgatgatgatgaagtTGATGATGAGGATGTTGATGTTGATGTTGAGGCTGATGATGTCGATGATGGTATGGAGgctgatggtgatgatgatcatAGGCAGCTTCTGGATGATCCGGATAGCCCGTCCTTTACTGTGATCCTGAACCCGAAGAAAAAGAGCCAACTG CTCATCCCATCTCACATTATGAAAGACTACAACTTACACTTTACTGAGAGAATAACTATCGTCGACCCGCTCGTGCCCAAGTTCGGGACGTTGGAGAGGAAAATCAAGCTTCAGGATAACGGATGTCTGTTCGTCAAGGGCTTTGGAAGTGTCTTCAGAAGGAACAACGTGAAGACTACTGATACGATTATATGCGAGGTGAAGAAGAATGGCAATGATGTAGCTCACATTCTCAAGGTCCACATTGTTAGAGGATTATGA
- the LOC106416746 gene encoding uncharacterized protein LOC106416746, with protein sequence MEKDLLDISGEDESNWLMRDTPFKGVASFSGGREKSYLDCSPLQIPISSRAVPPRPPFSSIGRVTGNTSNVEQPSACTDTGSVGKENTSGSKVELSVERQQMKKKKKNAGFNLRKSLAWDRAFSTEEGVLDSTELSKITGNACLVGGDMLSAIQEEATSASKFTNVSPGLQALEENLFNDLPVNSKRREKKIVIGTVPKYSTPSKAQSSSMKKVSAQDLRSGSKRSGCPRPPPSSSLKRPANVHTTTPRSRESSVSKVSKTKSDPVSNNMTKITRSPSKPKLSQPTQSSNSQRSLGSVSFSKGTSSTKSKTSSSLASRSSIPKPSLKQSRRNVITKTSGAPSASKSQHSVAGKSNDGPMTTSDMDMLAHASNIADSDLTNMGTALAQNSRVGNTQSAVSRLAKPSGLRLPSPSIGYFDQSGSQPSHSAEEKHNQLPKSDIGSASRFSLIPTSKKPQFSEKVPRVNSKSATGNIGSSGPAAGFSAQERVKIGLKSTRKIESEVSSCSKGSQINESLQHPCIVIGDICTSENISTAKCEDFQSSSKLPVSRMSDNNTDEQRKTLCSVEGPFIKGSMDSPVQGPSGPSGDELPRLQVRNQEEDVCTMNAFNEDLDTLDVHGKPQKECVHPGDEDEMSHFLSGENNVLIINHSTENVAKQSEVLDSLTSDPGPADAPDCVQSSCSRFEENAVLDSLPCGHNIECDGQAVVETEKGIEVSDSTETNCEADFVGPFSDCKDWSRESEEQHFSCQLALEGKEGSREIDVLPRKERADTDDVADMQIDYLTGSSADEQNIEQVNLLMRTSAEVKMEDKSLESSHETCSEKLTSEKHIQYNCSRAADTSDVKDVYVMKQTDQLETSDRCCPAKDVSATVFSYSNEELEDNSELEDMDLVTESDSSDEEPDGNLNLKQVNLVTELEFISDLDEFPIKGIPDQEYLELEAIHTAMDQCGKPKTLLSESIGSPASLSGDPESLNQDTVFSRSSEGRSSQDSNSGCIVYNYVGKAEGQTDTEKDFSTWVTGQELASHEECEVQVTKISRDPVEYLTREEESGAPIFMKEAFSARDDMQPDEFTVLSDDTLPSESGKDSSAQVTDQELGSYGDVEVQVIKISPDPVVYVTREEEPRTPMTTNEAFSVRDDIQPDDDNLTSESNEVHASGSSSDRTYLSEGKDKTVPMDAKSEKKPDPIIVKPPNAVPFSDEWLAAIEAAGEEILTLKSGRVQHSPTDKTVPEPGPWSPVKKKNNQGVGPFDCTKYTNKGLPPTLD encoded by the exons ATGGAGAAGGATCTGTTAGATATCTCTGGAGAAGACGAATCCAATTGGCTTATGAGAGACACGCCGTTTAAAGGCGTTGCGTCGTTTTCCGGTGGCCGGGAAAAGAGCTATTTAGATTGCTCGCCTCTCCAAATCCCTATATCAAGCCGCGCCGTTCCTCCTCGTCCTCCTTTTTCTTCAATTG GGAGAGTAACAGGCAACACCAGCAACGTGGAGCAGCCAAGCGCTTGTACTGATACAGGCAGTGTAGGCAAGGAGAATACCAGTGGGAGCAAAGTTGAATTGAGTGTGGAGCGACAAcagatgaaaaagaagaaaaagaatgcAGGATTCAACTTGCGGAAAAGCTTAGCTTGGGATAGAgccttttcaactgaagaag GTGTTTTGGATTCCACTGAGCTATCTAAAATCACTGGAAACGCTTGTCTAGTTGGTGGAGATATGTTATCTGCCATTCAGGAGGAGGCAACGTCAGCTTCCAAATTTACTAATGTTTCACCAGGTCTACAAGCACTTGAAGAGAACCTGTTTAACGACTTGCCTGTGAATAGTAaaaggagagagaagaagattgtGATTGGCACTGTGCCCAAGTACTCAACACCATCTAAAGCCCAATCTTCTTCCATG AAAAAAGTTTCAGCTCAGGATTTGAGGAGCGGTTCCAAACGCAGTGGCTGTCCCCGgcctcctccttcatcttc CCTGAAAAGACCTGCAAATGTGCATACAACAACACCACGTAGCAGGGAGTCGAGCGTATCTAAAGTTTCTAAGACTAAATCTGATCCAGTTTCAAACAACATGACAAAGATTACTCGAAGTCCCAGCAAACCGAAACTAAGTCAACCTACTCAGTCAA GTAATTCTCAGAGGAGCTTAGGATCTGTAAGCTTCTCGAAAGGCACTTCCAGCACAAAGAGTAAAACAAGTTCCAGCCTGGCGAGCAGAAGTTCAATTCCGAAGCCCTCTCTTAAGCAATCTAGAAGAAATGTG ATCACCAAAACATCAGGAGCTCCTTCAGCATCCAAGTCACAGCATTCTGTTGCTGGGAAGTCCAACGATGGCCCTATGACTACATCAGATATGGATATGCTTGCTCATGCATCAAATATCGCCGACTCTGATTTGACTAATATGGGCACCGCATTAGCTCAAAATAGTAGAGTTGGAAACACGCAGTCTGCAGTTTCCCGACTGGCAAAGCCATCAGGTTTAAGACTGCCGTCACCGTCAATTGGCTATTTCGATCAG TCTGGTTCTCAACCGTCACACAGCGCAGAAGAAAAACATAATCAGCTTCCAAAGTCTGATATTGGTTCAGCTTCTCGTTTTTCTTTGATCCCTACCTCCAAAAAACCTCAATTTTCTGAAAAAGTTCCCAGAGTTAACTCCAAGTCAGCAACTGGTAACATCGGCAGTTCAGGTCCAGCTGCAGGTTTCTCTGCTCAAGAAAGGGTGAAAATAGGCCTGAAAAGCACTCGGAAAATAGAATCTGAAGTGTCGTCTTGTTCAAAGGGTTCCCAGATAAATGAAAGCCTGCAGCATCCATGTATCGTTATAGGTGATATTTGTACATCTGAGAACATCTCTACAGCAAAATGCGAAGATTTTCAGAGTAGCAGTAAGCTGCCGGTCAGTAGAATGTCTGATAATAATACGGATGAGCAAAGGAAGACTCTCTGCTCAGTAGAAGGTCCATTTATCAAAGGTTCCATGGATTCTCCGGTGCAGGGTCCTTCTGGCCCTTCTGGCGATGAGTTACCACGGTTGCAAGTCCGCAATCAAGAGGAAGATGTATGTACTATGAACGCTTTCAATGAAGACTTAGATACATTGGATGTACATGGAAAACCACAAAAGGAATGCGTGCACCCTGGAGATGAAGACGAGATGAGTCATTTCCTTTCTGGAGAAAACAATGTGCTAATTATCAACCATTCTACTGAAAATGTAGCAAAGCAGTCTGAGGTTTTAGATTCCCTCACTTCAGATCCAGGGCCTGCTGACGCACCAGATTGTGTTCAATCATCATGCAGCCGTTTTGAGGAAAATGCAGTGTTGGACTCTCTTCCGTGTGGTCATAACATAGAGTGTGATGGTCAGGCTGTAGTAGAAACGGAAAAGGGAATTGAAGTAAGCGATAGCACAGAGACAAACTGTGAGGCTGATTTCGTTGGTCCATTTTCCGATTGCAAAGACTGGTCTAGAGAATCTGAAGAACAGCACTTCTCGTGCCAATTAGCCCTTGAAGGGAAAGAGGGCAGTCGTGAGATAGATGTCTTGCCTAGAAAAGAAAGAGCAGATACAGATGATGTCGCTGATATGCAGATAGATTACTTAACCGGTTCTTCTGCAGATGAACAAAACATCGAACAAGTGAACTTACTAATGCGTACCTCCGCTGAAGTTAAGATGGAGGATAAATCTCTGGAATCATCTCATGAAACCTGCTCTGAGAAACTAACTTCTGAAAAGCATATTCAGTATAACTGTTCCAGAGCTGCAGATACATCTGATGTAAAGGATGTTTATGTAATGAAGCAGACCGATCAACTTGAAACATCAGATCGTTGCTGTCCAGCAAAAGATGTATCTGCCACAGTGTTCTCTTATTCAAATGAGGAGCTTGAAGATAACTCAGAGCTGGAAGACATGGATCTGGTTACTGAGTCAGATAGCTCAGATGAGGAGCCTGATGGTAATTTGAATCTGAAACAGGTGAATCTGGTTACTGAGTTAGAATTCATTAGTGACCTCGATGAGTTTCCTATCAAGGGCATTCCTGATCAAGAATATCTGGAACTAGAAGCTATCCATACTGCAATGGACCAGTGTGGAAAACCTAAAACTCTACTAAGTGAATCAATTGGTTCCCCGGCTTCTTTATCTGGAGATCCTGAGAGTCTAAATCAGGACACCGTTTTTTCCAGAAGCTCCGAAGGCAGGTCGAGCCAGGATTCAAATTCTGGATGTATTGTGTATAACTATGTTGGAAAAGCTGAAGGCCAGACAGATACTGAAAAGGATTTCAGTACTTGGGTTACTGGTCAAGAATTAGCCTCTCATGAAGAATGTGAGGTTCAAGTTACAAAGATCTCTCGTGATCCTGTAGAATATTTGACCAGAGAGGAGGAATCAGGAGCTCCGATATTCATGAAAGAGGCATTCTCAGCCAGAGATGATATGCAGCCTGACGAGTTTACTGTCCTGAGTGATGACACTTTGCCATCAGAAAGTGGAAAGGATTCCAGTGCTCAGGTTACTGATCAGGAACTCGGCTCTTATGGAGATGTGGAAGTTCAAGTTATAAAGATCTCTCCTGATCCTGTAGTATACGTGACCAGAGAGGAGGAACCAAGGACTCCTATGACCACGAACGAGGCTTTCTCAGTCAGAGATGATATCCAGCCTGACGATGACAATTTGACATCAGAAAGCAATGAAGTCCATGCCTCTGGAAGCAGTAGCGATCGTACATATTTATCAGAAGGCAAGGATAAGACCGTACCAAT GGATGCTAAGTCTGAGAAGAAACCTGATCCTATTATTGTAAAGCCTCCAAATGCTGTTCCATTTTCTGACGAATGGTTAGCTGCAATTGAGGCGGCTGGGGAG GAAATCTTAACTCTGAAAAGTGGACGTGTACAACATTCACCAACCGACAAGACTGTTCCTGAACCAGGTCCATGGTCTCCG gtgaagaagaagaacaaccaAGGAGTAGGACCATTTGACTGTACAAAGTATACAAACAAAGGTCTTCCTCCTACTTTAGATTGA